Genomic window (Kwoniella botswanensis chromosome 1, complete sequence):
CAGTCTTTCTGTTCAGGGTCAATCACGAGTAATTTCCTAATGGACAAAAAGACAATCCCAATTAACCTTTCCTACCCAAAACCCCCAACCTTCAGCCTCAAGCTAAGCCTATATGCTTATGCTTGTtactgtacagtacaattGCAAAGTACTGTGCAAATCATTGTTCTTAAAGATATAGACAGGATCAATCttataatcatcatcaactatCTCCTACTCTGTGGGTGGAGTCGTACTGTATAAGTGTACAACGCTCAGATCACCTACTGGACAGATTACGGAACGGGCAATATTACCGGAATCAACACCTTGTTCAAAGCCAATTCAGTCAACAGTCATAAAATTCACATTCGACAGACTCGGGCAGCACAGACCCGCATCGTGTTGATTGTGTGTTTCATACAACATCACCACATCCTACCACAATACAAGATTCAAGCGGCGTAGGTAGGTAGCTATACGGCAACGTGACTGGAACTTAGGGACGACACGGTACACCTCGGAGTGGATGGATGCTTGAGCTGTAAAGaggtggtgagtgatctccTTCGTAGTCCTGTAGCCACACTGCTAACGTCGAGACACATGCTGATCTCTGTTAGCTCTATCGTCAGTCAATAGGAACAGGTACCATCATCCAGTTACAAGCGACAGAAAAGCATTGATCCTTCACTTTACCTCCCCGTGCACCTCCATAGGACCTGAATAGGGCAGGATATATCAGGTGGCATAGAACAGAGCCAGGTGGAATCATAGTAGTGGGGAAGGCTTATCcacatcaacaccaccatcaacgGGATAATTcccaatctcatcttgtCATAACAAAGTTGGAAAAGTAACGGTATACACACGATCCGATCAGTTTATGTGAGTGTATGTTATTCCAGCACATATCCTGTACTTCTTACTTCCCTTCACTTATtactcatcaacatcgtcgGGTCGGTATAGCTGACTTGCGGTCCTTCGGATGTATCTACCTCATTCCCGTTtaattgatcgattggcTCCTCTCTTCTCGTTCTTCGCCTTCCTTTCTCATTCCCACTCGACAAACACacaatcttcctttcctctctgTTGCTTGGGATCATTCTCGGCAGTCCGTATTCCCTTCAGCAGCTATTCAACCATTATACGAAGATCATTCACCGTCACTTCACgtcacttcatcctctcatcGACAGAAGGACTTTACAGCCTGACAACCAACCTTAACGCACGAACCACCCGCTTATAATCGTTCGCTGTACTGATAGAAGCTTAGATTCAAACCAGTCAAATTGGGAAAACCCGAGCGTCATATAGAAAGCACGGATCTCCTCATTCAGTGACATTGAAAAAATCCTTCGACATCtattcaatctcaacttGTCACATACTTCACCAACTAATCTACTTTATTCAGATCCTGATCTGATCCGATCTTATAACATCGCCACGTAGATCCATCAAATAAAATTCCCATTCAACATTATATCAAACAACAAGCAAGTGAGTAGATTGATCGAGACTactatccctatccctatcctCGTCACCGCACCGCATGGTACGAAATTCTTTAGCCTTCATAGTCCACGCTGACTCTTATTTCCATAACACCTTGACAACCACTCCAGATACAACCACTttatcttcgtcttcgttCTCAATATACGAGTACAACCTATAACGAAATCTccgtcatcatcactcctcAGATATAATACCCCTCAACCACAATGTCATCGGCAGAGATACAAGAGAAGATATCGGCGGCGCGGAGAGAAGCGGATGCGctgaaagataagatcagAGCGGCAAAGGATCAAACTGCCGATACCAGTCGTGAGTGTATGATCTTGTATTTGGTACTGGGTTGAGGAGGATACAAGCAAGATTTGCTGCGTTGTGTCGTTGAAGGGCGATGTGTATCATATCTGCTGGATGGTGTCTCTGGAGGTAGGGTGATTTCTGGCGATGGGTGAATttgaatgagattgaaagacTGTTGTTTCTTGGGTGCTCATATGAGCAGAACGAGACACCACACTTATGAACAATATACGCTTACATATATCTGTGATTCCTTTCACCCGCAGTCCGAGCGATGGCCAACGATACACCACCATTACCACGTATGACCCTAAAAGTACGTCGGACGTTGAAAGGGCACCTAGCCAAGATATACGCCTTGCATTGGGCAGCCGATAAACGTCATTTGGTATCAGCTTCGCAAGATGGGAAACTGATCGTTTGGGACGCATACACCACGAATAAGGTTCATGCTATCCCACTGCGTTCAAGTTGGGTGATGACTTGTGCTTATGCGCCATCGGGGAACTTTGTCGCCTGTGGTGGATTAGATAATATCTGTTCAATCTATTCCCTCCGGGGTGCTTCGCCAGGTGGACCAGGGGGAGGTCAAGTGAAAGTTGCTCGAGAACTTTCGGCGCATTCTGGTTATCTGAGTTGTTGTCGGTTCATCAATGATAGACAGATTGTCACTAGTTCGGGAGATATGACTTGTATGTTATGGGATATAGAACAAGGTGTGAGAACGATGGAGTTTAATGATCATACGGGTGAtgtgatgaggtgagttaaaAATGCTCGTTTGTCTCGTTTGGTCTCGACTCCCTCTGGTTTCATACAGGATTATGAAATGGGGGGCGAGAAAATCTCAATCGAAATATTCGATATCATACTTTGAAGTTTATAAGCTCATAACATTGGTTCAATCGACCTTAGCATTTCTCTCGCTCCAAATGCGAATCTCTTCGTATCTGGTGCTTGCGACGCTACAGCCAAAGTGTGGGATATCAGAACTGGTAAATCCGTACAGACTTTCACAGGTCATGAATCAGATATCAATGCTGTACAGTGGGTGAAATCATCGCACGTTTCGCATACAAGATTAAATTGATTTTTAACTTGATTCGCTGTAGATTCTTTCCTAATGGCGATGCATTCGCTACCGGGTCAGACGACGCCACCTGTAAACTCTTTGATTTACGTGCCGATCGAGAACTCAACACCTACGCTCACGATAACATATTATGCGGTATAACCTCGGTCGCATTCTCCATCTCGGGTCGAGTCCTGTTTGCGGGATATGACGATTACAATTGTAATGTCTGGGATACGCTGAAAGGGGAGAGAATCGGTGTCTTGGCGGGTCACGAAAATAGAATATCATGTATGGGTGTTAGTGGAGATGGCGTGGCGTTATGTACAGGAAGCTGGGATAGCTTGTTAAAGGTGAGGTTAACTTGACTTACCCATTGAGTATCCGATATTGAAGTGAATGTGTGTAATACTGATGATATTTATACTACAGGTATGGTCATAGAGCTTGTTAGAGAGTGGTTGAACATGCCCAAGGGAAGGTCGAATGCTATCGGTCGATACACAAGTCATATGATGGTCGATCATTATCAATCGAAAAAACGTCAtgattatatatataccactCCCTTTCATTCAATAACATTTAAATCCACTGTATACCCTATCTTTTAATTCTTGTATTTTTGAATTTGACTATTCATAACCTTTTCCCTTACTATTCGAATTATTTTATTTCCTTTTACTTCTTTTCTCaaaaagatatatatacatatataacTTGAGATTGCCTTTTATATATTATTgtctctttcactttcttctgCAATTACTTGTTTATTCCATTTGATGAACAGAAATGAATTTAATTCCACTGCGATAAGCTCTCTTGCTTGTCTGCAAGCTTGTAATATATTTATTACCTTACATGAACAGTAAGTTCGAAGATGTGCAGGTCAGTGACTTCGGTCTGGCAAACATCGAATTCACCTGCAAAATCCCCGCACTCGATACTCACTGCTGATTGTGTTACCATCAATGGAATCCACTCTGAAAGTAATGTTGTTACTTTCATTTCAATTCGTGCATTAAAATCAAGTTATCATGTGTATATATCAATTATTTAACAATTTCCGAATACAATCAAAATTATCAATCCTCGTTCTCCTCCACTCATTACTTATTGATCACAGAACATGAACAACGTTGCTTCTTCCGCCCGGTAAATAATAGATCTAAAGACCAGGTCGGTAAACCTGCACTTGACACATTAGCAATCACACTACACGATCAGAGCCAATCCGactatcactcacaatgatcTTACCGCTCTTCAAATCTTCACATCTATAACTAACTTCTTCAGGTACCTGTTTGGCGAACCGAGTCAAGTCAACTTTCTTTGCTCTCATATACCTCTCGGATATAAATTGCACTCACCCCCCTTTCAACCTGTAGAATCCTCAATTTATGTTTCCTCTCCTCAAACTCCGCTACAACACCTATCAAAGGTTCCTCGACCGATCCAACATGTTGATTATACGTTGATAATCCTTTTTTACCTTTCAGTTTGGAATCGTGGAATGCAGCTATATCACCTGGTCGAGGCTATCATCAAGAAAGACAATTAATAtcatttctttctttcgacAGTTGTAAATTGTTAAATCAGgtaacactcacatcgtcgTATCTTCTCAAGATCGATCCACCCTCTTGCTCAAATACCACTTGACCCCATCCCTTCTCAGTATCAGGTCGAGGTAATTGCGCGGAGTCCATGGCGAATAATACGAAACCAGCTGGACTTCCATCCTACAAATATAACACACacttatcagctgatgatttccAGAACTTGGAACACTGAACTGAACTTACCCCTACTTGGgctttcttcccttgacAGAAGATGTTATGAGCTGATCTGGCCAGCTGAGCACCATACCTCTGCGAAGcttctttcagctgatcgaATCCTGGTCTACCACCTTGAGCTTGCGAGACGGATGGTTGTCTAGCAAGCGATTGCTGCTGGACAGGCGAGGGAGGTACTCTCGATGGCGTCTGTGCCTGTGGAGGAATATCAATTGAAGTTCTGGATTTCCTAGAAAGCAGGGATCCCGATCTTCTAGGTGAAGGTTGTGGTGATTGACCTGGGACCtgagcaggaggaggaggtctattgggtggtggtggtggtggaccttcatcttctgcttcctgATTATCTATCTGACTTGACAAGATAGCAGCTGGTTCATCTGATATTTGCCATTCACCTGAACCAATACCTGATATAGGCTGTTCTTCAGTTATGATAGCTGACGAAGCTGTACTAGTCCTCTTATGCGACAAGGAGAATCGCTTCTCCGTTGGAACAGGTGGTCTTTTGCCAGAGGGGGTTCGTACGGGAGATCCTACAGCAGGAGAAGTGGGAGTTTGGGGTACTCgcggtggtggagggggcgCATCGTTGCCGCCGACAGAAGTGGAGATCGTTGGTCTCCCTGGAGGAGGCGGTGGAGGAgcgtcctcttcctcatgaACATCAGCAGATGGGGCAAGGACAGGTCGACCAGATGGAACAGGAGGTCTTCCAGGCGGGAATGGAGGAGgtgcatcttcttcctctacttcctcCGTTGACGTAGGCACAGGCTTATCTTGTTCTATACCTCTTGGATCTTCTTTCGGTTCCTCAGGCTCAGCAGAACCGCCGGGGTTGAACAGCCCAAAACCACCTAGCGCTCCACCAGCCCGTAGTCTAGCTAAAGTAGCTCGTCGTCTAGCCGCTTCTTGTTCAGGCGTCTCTTCGCCTTCGTCATCACCCCCTGTGACAGGAGAAACAGGCGCTTCCCCTCTCGGACTAGGCAAGGGAGGTTCTTTGTCAATGGGGGAGTCTACatgtccttcttcagctgaa
Coding sequences:
- a CDS encoding guanine nucleotide-binding protein subunit beta, whose translation is MSSAEIQEKISAARREADALKDKIRAAKDQTADTSLRAMANDTPPLPRMTLKVRRTLKGHLAKIYALHWAADKRHLVSASQDGKLIVWDAYTTNKVHAIPLRSSWVMTCAYAPSGNFVACGGLDNICSIYSLRGASPGGPGGGQVKVARELSAHSGYLSCCRFINDRQIVTSSGDMTCMLWDIEQGVRTMEFNDHTGDVMSISLAPNANLFVSGACDATAKVWDIRTGKSVQTFTGHESDINAVQFFPNGDAFATGSDDATCKLFDLRADRELNTYAHDNILCGITSVAFSISGRVLFAGYDDYNCNVWDTLKGERIGVLAGHENRISCMGVSGDGVALCTGSWDSLLKVRLT